One Solea senegalensis isolate Sse05_10M linkage group LG13, IFAPA_SoseM_1, whole genome shotgun sequence DNA segment encodes these proteins:
- the klf5l gene encoding Kruppel-like factor 5 like, producing MATSVGLAMNPPHATEERAVFTQLKPVRMSGADGAEDASVFEDVKPVTRLELDKYLPHINSPLLTCSPDITDKKYRRDSASVVDEYFSEEKPMTPYSLNINLILPSTTHLRTGLYRPNTKTLTPQQIKTEPGLEVPCSISTAATQALPDFTSVFSVPPVVNNVFIKPDMSSAGVATAVSQQQPNLDTELHIGPAPPQPQVYHMPISTCGDLPLSHTSSSTHASSSSRTMLTLGNVAMPTSNGHYMMAEHQVPQQQQQQQHGYYQASPNSSQHTAPHSLPPSPPNSQPGSPDGQAELLSLASQPPPPYQQRLGGMKVTGLSPHALLMTHGQGVLTGPKYNRRNNPELEKRRIHFCDYPGCTKVYTKSSHLKAHQRTHTGEKPYRCTWENCDWRFARSDELTRHYRKHTGAKPFKCIACSRCFSRSDHLALHMKRHQN from the exons ATGGCAACGAGTGTAGGACTGGCTATGAATCCGCCGCATGCGACAGAAGAGAGGGCGGTTTTCACGCAGCTGAAGCCGGTGAGGATGTCCGGGGCGGACGGAGCCGAGGACGCGTCCGTGTTCGAGGACGTCAAACCCGTG ACTCGGCTAGAGTTGGACAAATACCTGCCACACATCAACAGTCCACTCCTGACTTGCTCTCCCGACATCACCGACAAAAAGTACAGGCGGGACAGCGCGTCCGTCGTCGACGAGTACTTCTCCGAGGAGAAACCCATGACTCCCTACAGCCTCAACATCAACCTCATCCTCCCCAGCACCACCCATCTCCGCACGGGCCTCTACAGACCCAACACCAAGACCCTCACACCCCAGCAGATCAAGACAGAACCCGGGCTGGAGGTCCCCTGCTCCATCTCCACCGCCGCCACCCAGGCCTTACCAGACTTCACCTCCGTCTTCAGCGTGCCGCCAGTCGTCAACAATGTTTTCATCAAACCAGACATGAGCTCAGCAGGAGTGGCCACTGCAGTATCTCAGCAGCAGCCAAACTTGGACACAGAGCTACACATCGGACCGGCTCCTCCTCAGCCGCAGGTCTACCACATGCCCATCTCCACCTGCGGGGACCTCCCGCTGTCGCACACCAGCTCCTCCACACACGCCTCCTCAAGCAGCAGGACCATGCTCACCCTCGGGAATGTCGCGATGCCCACAAGTAACGGACACTACATGATGGCAGAACACCAGgtcccacagcagcagcagcagcagcagcacggttACTACCAGGCCTCGCCCAATTCTTCCCAGCACACAGCGCCCCACAGCCTCCCGCCCTCACCTCCCAACTCCCAGCCCGGGAGCCCCGACGGCCAGGCGGAGCTGCTCAGCTTAGCGTCCCAACCACCGCCGCCGTACCAGCAGCGGCTGGGTGGGATGAAGGTGACGGGGTTGTCGCCGCACGCCCTGCTGATGACGCACGGCCAGGGCGTCCTGACGGGTCCGAAATATAACCGACGGAACAACCCGGAgctggagaagaggaggatcCACTTCTGTGACTACCCAG GCTGCACCAAAGTTTACACAAAGAGTTCTCATCTGAAGGCGCaccagaggacacacacag GTGAGAAGCCGTACCGCTGCACGTGGGAGAACTGCGACTGGCGTTTCGCCCGGTCGGACGAGCTCACCAGACACTACCGGAAACACACCGGCGCCAAACCCTTCAAGTGCATCGCCTGCAGCCGCTGCTTCTCGCGCTCCGACCACCTGGCCCTGCATATGAAGCGCCATCAGAACTAA